Genomic window (Dehalococcoidales bacterium):
AAGTCATGCTCGTCTGCCAGTTCCGACACTTCCCCTTACCCGGAGAGCCTACTGCAGGTTCTACAACTATGCTTGAATTGTAGGATATTCGCGCACACCAGTTCAAGTTAAGAGCAAAGCCCTACTCCAGAGTCACAAAGATGCTCTTCCGTGGCTGATTGCCGACGGCACGACTGATGTGGCCCCGACCTGTGGTGTCCTCAGCCAGCATGATATCACCGGGGCCGAACCGACGTACCGTTCCATCGCCGGCCTCTATCTCTACTTCGCCCTCCAGTGTGATGATGTACTGCCGCCGGGGAGCATTGTGCCAGTCGATGTAGTAGTCGCCGCCGGTCTCTCTGAAGATGATGCCTGTTGTCTTCTCCGAAGAAGACAACAGGCTGAAGCCTACTCTCTCCTCGAGGGGTATTTCCACATCTTCGAAATGTGATTCGCCATCAGCACCGGTATAGAGTCGTGTGTATTTCATTTATGCCTCCTATTACAGTTGAGAACGTATCCTGATTATATATACCGCTGTGACAGCGAGGCAAAGCAGGTCGGTGGCAGCCTCGATAGACTCCAGTTTTACATACCGTTCGAAATCGGTTACAATATTATACGCTATGCGCACCGTCTTAAGGCTAATCCGCTTTCTCAAGAAATACTGGTACTGGGTAATCCTTGCCTATGTCTGCCTTATCGCAGCGACTGTATTCTCCCTGGGAATCCCGGAGCTGATCAAACGGGCAATTGACCAGGGTATCTCACTGGATTTGCAGACCGGCCAGATGACCGGCGACCAGCAGTTCCTGGTGTTCGCCGGACTGGCCATAGTGGGGGCAAGCCTGCTGCGAGGGCTGTTCGGTTTCGGTCACACTTATCTCGGGGAATTCATTGGCCAGCGCGTAGCCTATGACATCAGGAACAGGCTGTATGACCGCATCCAGCGACTCAGTTTTGCCTTTCATGACACAGCACAGACCGGCCAGTTAATGTCTCGCGCTACCCAGGACGTAGAGGCCGTCCGCATGTTCGTGTCCATGGGCGCTCTTCGCATGGTCCAAATCGCAGCCATATTCATTGGCATCTGCGTCATCCTGTTCTCGATGAACTGGACCCTTGCCCTGATAACCCTCGCTGCCATGCCGCCGGTGGCCTACTGGGCAATCAGGCTGGGGAGAAAGCTGCGACCCATCTGGACAGACATCCAGGAAGGAATAGCAAAGATGGGCATACATCTCCAGGAGAATCTCTCCGGAGTGAATGTAGTAAGGACCTTCTCGCGCGAGCCCTACGAGATTGAAGGGTTCCGACAGAAGGCAAGGCAATACTACGAAGACGGGATACTGGCCAGCAAAATCCAGGCTTTTAACATGCCCCTGATGGCCTTCATCTTTACCCTGGTCAGCGGACTGGTCATCTGGTACGGAGGCAGAGAGGTTGTTGGCGGAAGGTTGACACCGGGCGAGTTGACACAGTTCTATTTCTACCTAGCGATGATGATGATGCCAATAAGGATGTTGGGCTTCATGGTGAACCTTGTTTCCCGTGGTATAGCTTCCGGTGACCGTATTTTTGAAGTCCTGGATGCACAGTCGGCGGTAAAAGAGAAGCGCGGGGCTACGGAGCTGGTCGATGTCAAAGGTATGGTCCAATTCGAGAGCGTTGCATTCAGCTATGGTGCAAATCCTTACGAATCCCTGGGCGACGTTCTTGATAAAGTCGACCTGGAAGCTAAACCAG
Coding sequences:
- a CDS encoding ABC transporter ATP-binding protein → MRTVLRLIRFLKKYWYWVILAYVCLIAATVFSLGIPELIKRAIDQGISLDLQTGQMTGDQQFLVFAGLAIVGASLLRGLFGFGHTYLGEFIGQRVAYDIRNRLYDRIQRLSFAFHDTAQTGQLMSRATQDVEAVRMFVSMGALRMVQIAAIFIGICVILFSMNWTLALITLAAMPPVAYWAIRLGRKLRPIWTDIQEGIAKMGIHLQENLSGVNVVRTFSREPYEIEGFRQKARQYYEDGILASKIQAFNMPLMAFIFTLVSGLVIWYGGREVVGGRLTPGELTQFYFYLAMMMMPIRMLGFMVNLVSRGIASGDRIFEVLDAQSAVKEKRGATELVDVKGMVQFESVAFSYGANPYESLGDVLDKVDLEAKPGQMVALLGSTGSGKSTLVNLIPRFYDVTSGRITIDGVDIREVTLTSLRRSIGIVQQDVFLFSATIRDNIVYGATDASDEQVFAATRAAYLHEFIESMPEGYDTWVGERGLTLSGGQKQRLAIARTLLVNPRILIFDDSTSSVDTETEFLIQQALRELMKGRTTFVIAQRLQTVRDADQILVLDKGTIVERGTHAQLLEEGNIYRQIYELQLRDQEESLGKEGGQL